Proteins from a genomic interval of Mycolicibacterium grossiae:
- a CDS encoding arabinosyltransferase domain-containing protein yields MPARTIRLVAIIAGVAGLLLCALTPLLPVRQTTATILWPQAPGANGFVTDVTAPLVSGAPRALDVTIPCVTVASLPRDGGVVFSTNPAGGIEAGRNGMFVRANADVVYVAFRDTVAAVAPRAAVDSGACSQIHVWANVGAVGADFVGIPGATGTLPVDKRPQVAGLFTDLEVAPQPGLGARVDVDTRFITAPTALKTAAMVLGVLCVLASIVALVLLDRVAGRRPPRIRRRAGLWTWLTDAGVIGGLLIWHVVGALSTDDGYNLTIARVSGQAGYSANYYRFFGATEAPFDWYQSVLAHLAAVSTDSVWMRLPATAAAIGTWLIVSRCVLPRIGRRVAANRVTVLTAGAVFLAAWLPFNNGLRPEPLIAFATVAAWILVENAIGTRRLWPAAVAIVVAAFSVTLAPQGLIALAPLLVGGRAIGRIVVHRRRAGGGMLASLAPLAAALSLVFVIAFRDQTLATVAESVRIKYVVGPTIPWYQEFLRYYFLTVEESVDGSLTRRFAVLVLLLCLFGLIMVLLRRGRVPGAVSGPVWRLAGSTAVGLLLLTLTPTKWAVQFGAFAGLAAALGAVTAFAFARVGLHSRRNLALYVTALLFILAWATSGINGWFYVGNYGVPWFDKQPVIVGYPVTTIFLVLAIACGLLAGWLHFRMDYAGHTEVADTGRNRAIASTPLLVVATIMVVLELGSMLKAAAGRYPVYTTGAANLAALRSGLSDASCGEADAVLVEADTNAGMLQPAPGQRVGRYGPLGGENPVGFTPNGVSDTLEPPKPTVANPGTVNSDGPNDKPNIGVGYAAGTGGGYGPEGVNGSRVFLPFGLDPKRTPVMGSYAEAGSDQAGIAAKATSAWYELPPRTPDRPLVSVAAAGAIWYYNEDGSFNYGQSLKLQWGVRRPDGTFQALNEVQPIDIFAQRAWRNLRFPLTTAPPEANVARIVADDPNLSTDQWFAFTPPRVPVLQTAQQFLGSETPVLMDIATAANFPCQRPFAEHLGVAELPEYRIIPDFKQMVVSSNKWQAAEDGGPFLFIQALLRTEAIPTYLRDDWYRDWGSLERYTRVVPSDQAPDAVIEEGSTRVFGWSRGGPIRALP; encoded by the coding sequence GTGCCTGCCCGGACCATTCGACTCGTCGCGATCATCGCGGGCGTCGCCGGGCTTCTGCTCTGCGCCCTCACCCCGCTGCTTCCCGTGCGCCAGACCACCGCGACCATCCTGTGGCCGCAGGCCCCGGGGGCGAACGGCTTCGTCACCGACGTGACGGCCCCGCTGGTGTCCGGCGCGCCGCGGGCGCTCGACGTGACCATCCCCTGCGTCACCGTCGCCTCGCTGCCGCGCGACGGCGGCGTCGTGTTCTCCACCAACCCGGCCGGCGGCATCGAGGCCGGCCGCAACGGCATGTTCGTCCGCGCCAACGCCGACGTCGTCTACGTCGCCTTCCGCGACACCGTCGCGGCCGTCGCCCCGCGCGCCGCCGTCGACTCCGGCGCCTGCAGCCAGATCCACGTGTGGGCCAACGTCGGCGCGGTCGGCGCGGACTTCGTCGGCATCCCCGGCGCCACCGGGACGCTGCCGGTGGACAAGCGGCCCCAGGTGGCCGGCCTGTTCACCGACCTCGAAGTGGCGCCGCAGCCCGGACTCGGCGCCCGCGTCGACGTCGACACCCGCTTCATCACCGCCCCCACCGCGCTGAAGACCGCCGCGATGGTCCTCGGCGTGCTGTGCGTCCTCGCGTCGATCGTCGCCCTGGTCCTGCTGGACCGCGTCGCCGGCCGGCGACCGCCACGCATCCGCCGCCGCGCGGGGCTCTGGACGTGGCTGACCGACGCCGGCGTGATCGGCGGCCTGCTGATCTGGCACGTCGTGGGCGCGCTGTCGACCGACGACGGCTACAACCTCACCATCGCCCGGGTGTCCGGCCAGGCCGGGTACAGCGCCAACTACTACCGCTTCTTCGGGGCCACCGAGGCGCCGTTCGACTGGTATCAGAGCGTGCTGGCGCACCTCGCCGCGGTCAGCACGGACAGCGTGTGGATGCGGCTGCCCGCGACCGCCGCCGCGATCGGCACGTGGCTCATCGTCAGCCGCTGCGTCCTGCCCCGCATCGGCAGGCGGGTGGCCGCCAACCGCGTCACCGTGCTCACCGCCGGCGCGGTGTTCCTCGCCGCGTGGCTGCCCTTCAACAACGGCCTGCGCCCCGAGCCGCTCATCGCGTTCGCCACCGTCGCGGCATGGATCCTCGTCGAGAACGCGATCGGGACCCGCCGGCTGTGGCCCGCCGCGGTCGCCATCGTCGTCGCGGCGTTCTCGGTCACCCTCGCCCCGCAGGGACTCATCGCGCTGGCGCCGCTGCTGGTCGGCGGCCGGGCCATCGGCCGCATCGTCGTGCACCGGCGACGCGCGGGTGGCGGCATGCTCGCCTCGCTCGCGCCGCTGGCCGCGGCGCTGTCGCTGGTGTTCGTCATCGCGTTCCGCGACCAGACGCTGGCCACCGTCGCCGAGTCGGTGCGCATCAAGTACGTCGTCGGCCCGACCATCCCCTGGTACCAGGAGTTCCTGCGGTACTACTTCCTCACGGTCGAGGAGAGCGTGGACGGCTCGCTGACCCGCCGCTTCGCGGTGCTGGTGCTGCTGCTGTGCCTGTTCGGGCTGATCATGGTGCTGCTGCGGCGCGGCCGGGTGCCCGGTGCGGTGAGCGGGCCGGTGTGGCGGCTGGCCGGCTCCACCGCCGTCGGGCTGCTGCTGCTGACGCTGACCCCGACGAAGTGGGCCGTGCAGTTCGGCGCCTTCGCCGGGTTGGCCGCCGCGCTGGGCGCCGTCACGGCCTTCGCGTTCGCGCGGGTCGGTCTGCACAGCCGACGCAACCTCGCGCTGTACGTCACCGCACTGCTGTTCATCCTGGCCTGGGCCACCTCGGGCATCAACGGCTGGTTCTACGTCGGCAACTACGGGGTGCCGTGGTTCGACAAGCAGCCGGTGATCGTCGGCTACCCGGTGACGACCATCTTCCTGGTGCTGGCCATCGCGTGCGGTCTGCTGGCCGGGTGGCTGCACTTCCGCATGGACTACGCCGGTCACACCGAGGTCGCCGACACCGGGCGCAACCGCGCGATCGCGTCGACGCCGCTGCTGGTCGTCGCCACGATCATGGTGGTGCTCGAGCTGGGCTCGATGCTCAAGGCCGCCGCGGGCCGCTACCCCGTCTACACCACCGGCGCGGCCAACCTCGCGGCGCTGCGGTCGGGGCTGTCCGACGCCAGCTGCGGGGAGGCCGACGCCGTGCTGGTGGAGGCCGACACCAACGCCGGCATGCTGCAGCCCGCGCCCGGGCAGCGCGTGGGCCGGTACGGACCGCTCGGCGGCGAGAACCCCGTCGGCTTCACGCCCAACGGCGTCAGCGACACCCTCGAACCGCCCAAGCCGACGGTCGCCAACCCCGGCACCGTGAACTCCGACGGCCCGAACGACAAGCCCAACATCGGCGTCGGCTACGCGGCCGGCACCGGCGGCGGCTACGGCCCCGAAGGCGTCAACGGGTCGCGGGTGTTCCTGCCGTTCGGCCTCGACCCCAAGCGCACCCCGGTGATGGGCAGCTACGCCGAGGCCGGATCGGACCAGGCCGGCATCGCCGCCAAGGCCACCTCGGCCTGGTACGAGCTGCCGCCGCGCACGCCGGACCGGCCGCTGGTGAGCGTCGCCGCGGCGGGCGCCATCTGGTACTACAACGAGGACGGCTCGTTCAACTACGGCCAGTCGCTCAAGCTGCAGTGGGGCGTGCGCCGCCCGGACGGCACGTTCCAGGCGCTCAACGAGGTGCAGCCGATCGACATCTTCGCCCAGCGGGCCTGGCGCAACCTGCGCTTCCCGCTGACCACCGCGCCGCCGGAGGCCAACGTCGCGCGCATCGTCGCCGACGACCCCAACCTCTCCACCGACCAGTGGTTCGCGTTCACGCCGCCGCGCGTGCCGGTGCTGCAGACCGCCCAGCAGTTCCTGGGCAGCGAGACGCCGGTGCTGATGGACATCGCCACCGCGGCCAACTTCCCGTGCCAGCGGCCGTTCGCCGAACACCTCGGCGTCGCCGAGCTGCCCGAATACCGCATCATCCCGGACTTCAAGCAGATGGTCGTCTCGTCGAACAAGTGGCAGGCCGCCGAGGACGGTGGGCCGTTCCTGTTCATCCAGGCGCTGCTGCGCACCGAGGCCATCCCGACCTACCTGCGCGACGACTGGTACCGCGACTGGGGCTCGCTCGAGCGCTACACCCGGGTGGTGCCGTCCGACCAGGCGCCCGACGCCGTCATCGAGGAAGGATCCACGCGAGTGTTCGGCTGGAGCCGAGGCGGACCGATCAGGGCACTGCCGTGA
- a CDS encoding galactan 5-O-arabinofuranosyltransferase, protein MLAAAVAAALLSVVALLAIGRVEWPAFNSSNQLHALTTVGQFAALAGLGAAGWLWRRGRRWLARAAGVAFLTAFTVVTLGMPLGATKLYLFGVSVDQQFRTEYLTRLTDSAVPHDMTYIGLPPYYPPGWFWLGGRFAALSGMPAWEAFKPWAIISIAVAVALAFALWAALIRFELALIVTTATAATTLAYSSAEPYAAIITVLLPPIFVLAWSGLRAGRTAGRSGWAAVLAVGLFLGVAALFYTLLLAYAAFTIVLMALCVAATRRHWFPLLRLGVIAVVSGLIALLGWGPYLLAAARGRPADTGTAQHYLPADGAQLTFPMLSFTLLGALCLVGTVWLVVMARHSTRAGALAIAVVAVYAWSLLSMVTTLAGTTLLSFRLQPTLSVLLTAAGVFGFVHATTALAARRTPVTGRRIVVSATVLGAIGAMTFSQDIPDVLRPDIAVAYTDTDGSGQRADRRPPGAERYYADIDARITAATGRPRHETVVMTADYGFLAFYPYYGFQGLTSHYANPLAQFTERSAVIEGWATMTRPDDLIASLDGMPWPPPTVFLMRHGANDTYTLRLASDVYPNQPNVRRYQVALDAALFDDPRWSVTDVGPFVLAIRR, encoded by the coding sequence ATGCTGGCCGCGGCCGTCGCCGCCGCACTGCTGTCAGTGGTCGCGCTGCTGGCGATCGGTCGCGTCGAGTGGCCCGCGTTCAACTCGAGCAACCAGTTGCACGCCCTCACCACGGTCGGCCAGTTCGCCGCCCTGGCCGGCCTCGGCGCGGCGGGCTGGCTGTGGCGCCGCGGCCGCCGGTGGCTCGCCCGGGCCGCCGGCGTCGCCTTCCTCACCGCGTTCACCGTGGTGACCCTCGGGATGCCGCTCGGCGCCACCAAGCTCTACCTCTTCGGCGTCTCGGTGGACCAGCAGTTCCGCACCGAGTACCTGACCCGCCTCACCGACTCGGCCGTGCCGCACGACATGACCTACATCGGCCTGCCGCCCTACTACCCGCCGGGCTGGTTCTGGCTGGGCGGCCGGTTCGCCGCGCTGAGCGGCATGCCGGCGTGGGAGGCGTTCAAGCCGTGGGCGATCATCTCGATCGCCGTCGCCGTCGCGCTGGCCTTCGCGCTGTGGGCAGCGCTGATCCGCTTCGAGCTGGCGCTGATCGTCACCACCGCCACCGCCGCGACGACGCTCGCCTATTCGTCGGCCGAGCCCTACGCCGCGATCATCACCGTGCTGCTGCCGCCGATCTTCGTGCTGGCCTGGTCGGGACTGCGCGCCGGTAGGACCGCGGGCCGCTCCGGCTGGGCCGCCGTCCTCGCCGTCGGCCTGTTCCTCGGCGTCGCGGCGCTGTTCTACACGCTGCTGCTGGCCTACGCCGCCTTCACCATCGTGCTGATGGCCCTGTGCGTCGCGGCCACCCGCCGGCACTGGTTCCCGCTGCTGCGCCTCGGGGTCATCGCCGTCGTCTCCGGCCTCATCGCGCTCCTCGGCTGGGGCCCGTACCTGCTGGCCGCCGCGCGCGGCCGGCCCGCCGACACCGGCACGGCCCAGCACTACCTGCCCGCCGACGGGGCGCAGCTCACCTTTCCCATGCTGTCCTTCACCCTGCTCGGCGCACTGTGCCTCGTCGGCACCGTGTGGCTCGTCGTCATGGCACGGCACTCGACGAGGGCCGGCGCGCTGGCGATCGCGGTCGTCGCGGTCTACGCCTGGTCGCTGCTGTCGATGGTCACGACGCTGGCCGGCACCACGCTGCTGAGCTTCCGGCTGCAGCCGACGCTGTCGGTGCTGCTCACCGCCGCCGGCGTCTTCGGCTTCGTGCACGCCACCACCGCGCTCGCGGCGCGGCGCACCCCGGTCACCGGGCGGCGCATCGTGGTGAGCGCCACGGTGCTCGGCGCGATCGGCGCCATGACGTTCAGCCAGGACATCCCCGACGTGCTGCGCCCCGACATCGCGGTGGCCTACACCGACACCGACGGCTCCGGCCAGCGTGCCGACCGCCGCCCGCCCGGCGCCGAGCGGTACTACGCCGACATCGATGCCAGGATCACCGCCGCCACTGGGCGCCCGCGCCACGAGACGGTGGTGATGACCGCCGACTACGGCTTCCTGGCCTTCTACCCGTACTACGGCTTTCAGGGCCTGACGTCGCACTACGCCAACCCGCTGGCGCAGTTCACCGAACGGTCCGCCGTCATCGAGGGCTGGGCGACGATGACCCGGCCCGACGACCTCATCGCCTCCCTCGACGGGATGCCCTGGCCGCCGCCCACGGTGTTCCTCATGCGGCACGGCGCCAACGACACCTACACGCTGCGGCTCGCCAGCGACGTCTACCCCAATCAGCCCAACGTCCGGCGCTACCAGGTGGCCCTCGACGCGGCGCTGTTCGACGACCCGCGGTGGAGCGTCACCGACGTCGGTCCGTTCGTCCTGGCGATCCGCAGGTGA
- a CDS encoding arabinosyltransferase domain-containing protein: MTGEVPPHVGSLTSTPVSREGAALPANHRTARLIAIVSGLLGALLAIATPLLPVTQTTAQINWPQNGVLASVDAPLIGYVPTSMELTIPCSAAAALQGQRTVLLSTVPKQAPKAVDRGLLIERVGGDVLMIVRNTPVVTAPLADVLSPACQRITFTAHADKVTGEFVGLTKEPEPGEESDGGQPLRGERSGYDFRPQIVGVFTDLSGPAPEGLTFSATIDSRYSTSPTLLKTLAMVFGVALTVVALIALHRLDVADGVRHRRVLPPRWWSLSPLDGLVTAVMVWWHVVGANTADDGYILTMARVSEHAGYMANYYRWFGTPEAPFGWYYDLLALWAHVSTASVWMRLPTLLMGLACWWVISREVIPRLGHAVKHSRAAAWTAAGMFLAFWLPLNNGLRPEPIIALGILLTWCSVERGVATSRLLPVAIAVIIGALTLFSGPTGIAAVGALLVAIGPLKTIVGQHVSRFGYLALLAPVLAAGTVAIILIFRDQTLAAAVQASSFKSDVGPSLAWFDEHIRYERLFTTSPDGSVARRFAVLTLLLALAVSVAMSLRKGRIPGTALGPSRRIVGITIISFLAMMFTPTKWTHHFGVFAGLAGSLGALAAVAVAATAMKSRRNRTVFTAIVLFVTALSFATVNGWWYVSNFGVPWSNSFPEFKFGFTTVLLGLSVLALLVAAWLHFSGRADRLPSKPRRWSRVAQAPLAVILWLVIAFEVASLTLAMISQYPAWSVGRSNLDALTGKTCGLATDVMVELDPNAGLLSPVGVPVAAALGAATTQGFGANGIPADVSADPVMEPQGSGNFADTDGSVVTGSEPGTEGGTTAAAGVNGSRARLPYDLDPARVPVMGSWRSGTQQPALLRSAWYRLPPADQRGPLLAVTAAGRFDAGEVTVQWATDAQAARNEPGGGLGLADVGATPAWRNLRAPMTAIPAEATQIRIVASDDDLAPQHWIAVTPPRIPQLRTLQEVVGSSDPVLLDWLVGLAFPCQRPFGHNDGVTEVPKWRILPDRFGAEANSPVMDYLGGGPLGITELLLRATPVPTYLRDDWFRDWGSLQQLTPWYPNAEPARLDLGTATRSGLWSPGPLRLS, translated from the coding sequence GTGACCGGCGAGGTCCCACCGCACGTCGGGTCATTAACATCTACGCCCGTGAGCCGAGAGGGTGCCGCGTTGCCAGCCAACCACCGGACCGCGCGCCTCATCGCCATCGTCTCCGGGCTGCTCGGCGCGCTGCTCGCGATCGCCACCCCGCTGCTGCCCGTCACGCAGACCACCGCCCAGATCAACTGGCCGCAGAACGGCGTGCTCGCCAGCGTCGACGCCCCGCTGATCGGTTACGTGCCGACCAGCATGGAGCTGACCATCCCGTGCAGCGCCGCGGCCGCCCTGCAGGGCCAGCGCACCGTGCTGCTGTCGACGGTCCCCAAGCAGGCACCCAAGGCCGTGGACCGCGGCCTGCTGATCGAGCGCGTCGGCGGCGACGTGCTGATGATCGTCCGCAACACCCCGGTGGTCACCGCGCCGCTCGCCGACGTGCTGAGCCCGGCGTGTCAGCGGATCACCTTCACCGCGCACGCCGACAAGGTCACCGGCGAATTCGTCGGGCTGACCAAGGAACCGGAGCCCGGCGAGGAATCCGACGGCGGGCAGCCGCTGCGCGGCGAGCGCAGCGGCTACGACTTCCGCCCGCAGATCGTCGGCGTGTTCACCGACCTGTCCGGCCCGGCGCCGGAGGGACTGACCTTCTCGGCCACCATCGACTCCCGCTACAGCACCTCCCCGACGCTGCTGAAGACGCTGGCGATGGTGTTCGGCGTGGCGCTCACCGTCGTCGCCCTGATCGCCCTGCACCGCCTCGACGTCGCCGACGGCGTGCGGCACCGCCGCGTCCTGCCGCCGCGCTGGTGGTCGCTGTCGCCGCTGGACGGCCTGGTGACCGCGGTGATGGTGTGGTGGCACGTCGTGGGTGCCAACACCGCCGACGACGGCTACATCCTCACGATGGCCCGGGTGTCCGAACACGCCGGCTACATGGCGAACTACTACCGCTGGTTCGGCACGCCCGAGGCGCCGTTCGGCTGGTACTACGACCTGCTGGCGCTGTGGGCGCACGTCAGCACCGCCAGCGTCTGGATGCGGCTGCCGACGCTGCTGATGGGGCTGGCGTGCTGGTGGGTCATCAGCCGCGAGGTGATCCCCCGGCTCGGCCACGCCGTCAAGCACAGCCGTGCGGCGGCGTGGACCGCCGCGGGCATGTTCCTTGCTTTCTGGCTGCCGCTCAACAACGGCCTGCGCCCCGAGCCGATCATCGCGCTCGGCATCCTGCTCACCTGGTGCTCGGTCGAGCGCGGCGTCGCGACGAGCCGGCTGCTGCCCGTCGCGATCGCCGTCATCATCGGCGCGCTGACGCTGTTCTCCGGTCCCACCGGCATCGCCGCGGTCGGCGCCCTGCTGGTGGCCATCGGCCCGCTGAAGACCATCGTCGGACAACACGTCTCGCGCTTCGGCTACCTCGCGCTGCTCGCGCCCGTGCTCGCCGCGGGCACCGTCGCGATCATCCTCATCTTCCGCGACCAGACGCTGGCCGCCGCGGTGCAGGCGAGTTCGTTCAAGTCCGACGTGGGTCCCAGCCTGGCCTGGTTCGACGAGCACATCCGCTACGAGCGGCTGTTCACCACCAGCCCCGACGGCTCGGTCGCGCGCCGCTTCGCGGTGCTGACGCTGCTGCTGGCGTTGGCCGTCTCGGTCGCGATGTCGTTGCGCAAGGGCCGGATTCCCGGCACCGCGCTCGGCCCGAGCCGGCGCATCGTCGGCATCACCATCATCTCGTTCCTCGCCATGATGTTCACGCCCACCAAGTGGACGCACCACTTCGGGGTGTTCGCCGGGCTGGCCGGCTCGCTGGGCGCGCTCGCCGCCGTCGCCGTAGCGGCCACCGCGATGAAGTCACGCCGCAACCGCACCGTGTTCACCGCGATCGTGTTGTTCGTGACCGCACTGTCGTTCGCGACCGTGAACGGCTGGTGGTACGTCTCGAACTTCGGCGTGCCGTGGTCGAATTCGTTCCCGGAGTTCAAGTTCGGCTTCACCACCGTGCTGCTCGGGCTGTCGGTCCTGGCGCTGCTGGTCGCGGCGTGGCTGCACTTCAGCGGACGCGCCGACCGGCTGCCGAGCAAGCCGCGACGCTGGTCGCGCGTCGCCCAGGCACCGCTGGCGGTGATCCTCTGGCTGGTGATCGCCTTCGAGGTGGCCTCGCTGACCCTGGCGATGATCTCGCAGTACCCCGCCTGGTCGGTCGGTCGCTCGAACCTCGACGCGCTCACCGGCAAGACGTGCGGCCTCGCCACCGACGTCATGGTGGAACTCGACCCCAACGCCGGGCTGCTGTCCCCGGTCGGCGTCCCGGTGGCCGCCGCGCTCGGCGCCGCCACCACACAGGGCTTCGGCGCCAACGGGATTCCCGCCGACGTCTCGGCCGACCCCGTCATGGAACCGCAGGGCAGCGGCAACTTCGCCGACACCGACGGCTCGGTGGTGACCGGCAGCGAGCCCGGCACCGAGGGCGGCACCACCGCGGCCGCCGGCGTCAACGGCTCGCGTGCCCGCCTCCCCTACGACCTCGACCCCGCCCGCGTCCCCGTCATGGGCAGCTGGCGCTCGGGCACCCAGCAGCCCGCCCTGCTGCGCTCCGCGTGGTACCGGCTGCCGCCCGCCGACCAGCGCGGCCCGCTACTCGCCGTCACCGCGGCCGGCCGCTTCGACGCCGGCGAGGTCACCGTGCAGTGGGCCACCGACGCCCAGGCCGCCCGCAACGAGCCCGGCGGCGGGCTCGGCCTGGCCGACGTCGGCGCCACCCCCGCCTGGCGGAACCTGCGCGCACCCATGACGGCCATCCCCGCCGAGGCCACCCAGATCCGCATCGTCGCCAGCGACGACGACCTGGCACCGCAGCACTGGATCGCCGTCACCCCGCCGCGCATCCCGCAGCTGCGCACGCTGCAGGAGGTCGTCGGCTCCAGCGACCCGGTGCTGCTGGACTGGCTCGTCGGGCTCGCGTTCCCGTGCCAGCGGCCGTTCGGCCACAACGACGGCGTCACCGAGGTGCCGAAGTGGCGGATCCTGCCGGACCGCTTCGGTGCCGAGGCCAACTCGCCGGTGATGGACTACCTCGGCGGCGGCCCGCTCGGCATCACCGAGCTGCTGCTGCGCGCCACCCCCGTACCGACCTACCTGCGCGACGACTGGTTCCGCGACTGGGGCTCGCTGCAGCAGCTGACGCCGTGGTACCCGAACGCCGAGCCGGCCCGCCTCGATCTGGGCACCGCGACGCGCAGCGGGCTGTGGAGTCCGGGACCGCTGCGGTTGTCCTAG